Genomic window (Pecten maximus unplaced genomic scaffold, xPecMax1.1, whole genome shotgun sequence):
ACCTTTCTAGATCTGACTCCTGTGTAATATCAGATGTAAGATGTACCTTTCTAGATCTGACTCCTGTGTAATATCAGATGTAAGTTGTACCTTTCTAGATCCGACTCCTTTGTAATATCAGATGTAAGATGTACCGTTCTAGATCTGACTCCTGTGTAATATCAGATGTAAGATGTACCTTTCTAGATCTGACTCCTGTGTAATGTCAGATGTAAGATGTATCTTTCTAGATCCGACTCCTGTGTAATATCAGATGTAAGATGTACCTTTCTAGATCCGACTCCTGTGTAATATCAGATGTAAGATGTACCTTTCTAGATCTGACTCCTGTGTAATATCAGATCTAAGATGTATCTTTCTAGATCCGACTCCTGTGTAATATCAGATGTAAGATGTACCTTTCTAGATCTGACTCCTGTGTAATATCAGATGTAAGATGTATCTTTCTAGATCCGACTCCTGTGTAATATCAGATCTAAGATGTACCTTTCTAGATCCGACTCCTGTGTAAAGTCAGATGTAAGATGTAACTTTCTAGATCTGACTCCTGTGTAATATCAGATGTAACATGTACCTTTCTAGATCCGACTCCTGTGTAATATCAGATGTAAGATGTACCTTTCTAGATCTGACTCCTGTGTAATATCAGATGTAACATGTACCTTTCTAGATCTGAGGATCACTTGAGTATTTGTTGAATTTTCATGCTAAACTGCTTTCATTGACTCATACACTTAAAAAATAAAGAGAACTGAATGATGCCATTGAAGTTTTATCAACTTGAATGAGCAGTTATTCATCTATAACAGTTTTAGGTAATGATGGTGTCAGGTTTGTTTAATACAGTTTTACTTCAGTAATGTGTTCAGTACTGATCAGGTTATTTAGTAAATGATTGCATGTCATACATGGAATCCAAGAGTAAGTAGGGTTTTCATCAGAGCCTGATGTCATAAGCATATTCTTACTTTAACCTAAACCATACTAGAAGTTTTAAACACACATTCTCTGTGAAGCACACCATAATCAAGCATTTAATATTGGTTACATGTAGGTTAGAAGTAAATGGAGTGCATAGAACACCAAGAATAACtaatttatcatatacatgtatcggtattcatctttaaaatttaataattacatgtacatgtaataattcGGACTTTTAATCACTAGTTGTTTTCACTTTGACAGGAAGGGTCCTTAGCGCAGTTCCGTAAGACTCAAGAAAAGACAGTTACCCTTGGATACAGACTGGACCTGGTATTTCACCTGATCAGGATGGGCCTGTTCTATATGGACCATGATCTCGTTACCAGGAACCTTGAAAAGGCTCAAACGTTAGTGctgaaaatttcaataaatagtGCCTATGATTTCCAGGCTATGTAAAATTGTTGACAGTGCCTTATTCAGTTGTTGTGTTTGCAGTTAAATCTTGGCTACTAAAATATTGAAAGGGAGTGCTACATCAACAAAAAAGTACAGCTTTATATTAAATGATGATAAAGACAATCTTTACTCTTCCAGTTGGATGATGCAAGGCATCAATAGGACTTTGGATATTGTCTTGGGAAGTGGCCAAGATTTTACCTTTATTTTAGCATTCTCTCAAATCTGACAGAATAAGCCACTCTAACTAAGGCTCTTTACATGCAAAGATATATACAACTCACACATTAATGCTACATATGAGTTGAACAGCTgccttatatataattaacaggCACTTGTTCTATCCAATATAGCCATTTCATAGGATGATAGAAGTACTATTTGATGGGATCATCTAACAACTTAAGACTTTGTGTATACCTTTGACAAAGTCCAAAAGCATAATTGAACatgaaaagagaaaaaaaaaagtcaatctGTTCATTAAAAAGTAGATCTTCTAAATGTggtaatgttattgatatatcCTGCAACTTTTATGTTTATTTCCTCCAGTTTGATAGATGAGGGCGGAGACTGGGATCGACGTAACAGACTGAAGGTATACCgaggtgtgtactgtatgtcCATCCGGGACTTTAAGAAGGCTGCTGGCCTTTTTCTGGACACAGTTGCAACCTTCACTTCGTATGAGCTGATGGACTACCAAACTTTTGTAACCTACACAGTTTTCTGTGGTATGATTGCTCTGGAACGGCCACAACTTAGAGAAAAGGTAAGAATGGATTCAAGACTTGAAGGGGAGGGGCTTCTGATGCAAACAAGtgtttaaattgtaaaatatttaaaggaATCCTTTGTAATAACAAAGTTTTAATTGTCACAATTCCTTTTTATAGTCAAGTTAACAGACTTGCGAGTTATAACGACTGTAGCAACAATTGATACTATTTAAT
Coding sequences:
- the LOC117320455 gene encoding 26S proteasome non-ATPase regulatory subunit 6-like, whose product is MAPFYEEVCKELQWKCDETLLKKMQKINETELKALDVSIEDAETNLGESEVREFMLKKAEYLCKIGDKEGSLAQFRKTQEKTVTLGYRLDLVFHLIRMGLFYMDHDLVTRNLEKAQTLIDEGGDWDRRNRLKVYRGVYCMSIRDFKKAAGLFLDTVATFTSYELMDYQTFVTYTVFCGMIALERPQLREKVVKGSDNLTEVIM